The Pyrus communis chromosome 12, drPyrComm1.1, whole genome shotgun sequence genomic sequence TCTTAACTAATCATTAACCTATTTAATCCAATGATAATTGGATAACTAAATACATGATCCCTAAGCTTCAGACCGTTCCTTAATTAATTAGATACTCAGCATAAACTTCTGAAACATATAAATAAGCTCATTTAGACACATTTCTAGTTGCCCCCGTGGTTCTAATTTGATTTCCTTCATCTATTATGGCTCGGGTGTGTCCTCAATCTCCCCAAGTTCTCTCTAATAGTTCATCAAAAAGAGAACCTTATACCATTTGGATGAAATCACTTGTATGCCATACAAATGGTTGCACTGTCTACAATTCCAACGGCAACATTGTTTATCGAGTTGACAACTACGACAAAAAGTGTAGCAATGAAGTTCATCTCATGGATCTCCAAGGCAAAGTTCTCTATACCATACTTAAAAAGGTATAATATAATATGAATAAATATGGTTACGCTTTCTAACCATGAGTATTTTATGGTAGTGAAATGCTTTGATTATGCAGAAGTTACAAGCTTTTGAACGATGGGATGGCTATAGAACGAGTAGCTCTTCTAAGGAAAGCAAGGACAAGCCTTGGTTTCAAGTGAAAAGTTATAGTAGAATGCTAATGGGAAGCATAGCTTGTCAAATTACAGTGGAGTGTGACAAGTATTGGATAGTGAAATTGGCAGGGAAGAGTGGTGCTGTGGGATTTAGAATAGTAGA encodes the following:
- the LOC137709837 gene encoding protein LURP-one-related 4, yielding MARVCPQSPQVLSNSSSKREPYTIWMKSLVCHTNGCTVYNSNGNIVYRVDNYDKKCSNEVHLMDLQGKVLYTILKKKLQAFERWDGYRTSSSSKESKDKPWFQVKSYSRMLMGSIACQITVECDKYWIVKLAGKSGAVGFRIVDIDGDIVAEAKQKLSSSGVVLGDDVLTLEVVPHMDHSLIMAIVIVYGLICRKM